In the Doryrhamphus excisus isolate RoL2022-K1 chromosome 2, RoL_Dexc_1.0, whole genome shotgun sequence genome, gTCGTGAAGtagggtgcttccttcctcactaactCGTGAAGTAGGatgcttccttcctcactaactCGTAAAAGTTAAggtgcttccttcctcactaagTCGTGAAGAAGGGTGCTTCCTTCCTCTAACTCCTGAGGGTtagggtgcttccttcctcactaactCCTGAGGGTtagggtgcttccttcctcactaactTGTGAGGATtagggtgcttccttcctcactaactCGTGAAGTAGGatgcttccttcctcactaactCGTGAAGTAGGGTTcttccttcctcactaactCGTGAAGTAGGGTTcttccttcctcactaactCGTGAAGtagggtgcttccttcctcactaactCGTGAAAtagggtgcttccttcctcactaactCGTGAAAtagggtgcttccttcctcactatCTCATGAAAtagggtgcttccttcctcactaagTCGTGAAGtagggtgcttccttcctcactaagTCGTGAAGtagggtgcttccttcctcactaagTCGTGAAGtagggtgcttccttcctcactaactTGTGAAGtagggtgcttccttcctcactaactTGTGAAGtagggtgcttccttcctcactaactTGTGAAGGTtagggtgcttccttcctcactaagTCGTGAAGAagggtgcttccttcctcactaactCCTGAGGGTtagggtgcttccttcctcactaactTGTGAAGGTtagggtgcttccttcctcactaactTGTGAAGtagggtgcttccttcctcactaactTGTGAAGtagggtgcttccttcctcactaactTGTGAGGATtagggtgcttccttcctcactaagTCGTGAAGtagggtgcttccttcctcactaactCGTGAAGtagggtgcttccttcctcactaactCATGAAGtagggtgcttccttcctcactaactTGTGAAGGTtagggtgcttccttcctcactaagTTGTGAAGTAGGatgcttccttcctcactaactTGTGAAGGTtagggtgcttccttcctcactaactTGTGAAGtagggtgcttccttcctcactaactCCTGAGGGTtagggtgcttccttcctcactgAGTCATGAAGtagggtgcttccttcctcactaactCGTGAAGGTGAGGGTGCTTCCTTCTTCACTAACTCGTAAAGGTtagggtgcttccttcctcactaactTGTGAAGTAGGGagcttccttcctcactaactTGTGAAGGTTAGGGTGCTTCCTTCTTCACTAAGTCGTAAAGGTtagggtgcttccttcctcactaagTCGTAAAGGTTAGGGTGCTTCCTTCTTCACTAACTCGCGAAGGTTAGGGTGCTTCCCTCCTCACTAAGTCGTAAAGGTtagggtgcttccttcctcactaactCCTGAGTGTtagggtgcttccttcctcactaactGGTGAAGtagggtgcttccttcctcactaactactgTGATTTTGTGAACCCTTCATGAACCCTTCATGAACCCTTTGGACATTTGGCCTCTACATTTGACAAACCCcaagtagaaataataaaataagactaaAATAGTTTAAGGATACAACATTTCAACTAAATGTTCCATGCCATGAATGTGCCTGCTGGGTTTGGCTGAGCGTATAATAATAGAgatacttattttttatttatactcaGTGTATATTATATTCAGtgtattattatacagtaagCTCCTCCACATTGCGCTGCCATTATCGCTCCCTCCTTTATCTCTGGTGAGGGTAAGCAgcatagatgatggatggataaatgagGCCGTGTGCTGGTAGACTATACTATAGGTCTATTATGATatgtggccactaggtggcagtactGACACATGAGATTACATCTGTGATGAGTGGATACTGTCATTAGACGTGAGagtaagtccaaatattatgggaataaagtcataattaccagtCAGGTTTTTGTCTCCCCCTCATGGCGACTACTAGTACTAGCATGGAGTCCTAACGTCCCTGACGTTTGTTTACCAGTGAGCTCAGGGACATTACCACAGGCCACAGGAGGGAAAAGGAGCACTTGGTTTGCTCACCCACACAGTGTGGGCATCTTGCCTCAttgctgcatgtttttttttaaataatctgaaGTCCGTTTTCATCTTAATGTGAGATTTGAACGTAGCGTAtcttcaccatcatcatcatcatcatgtcctCCTTTGTTGGCTTGCCTGCAGGAATGCACAGATGGCTACCACTGGGACCCCCACACGGAGCACTGCAAAGGTGAcgctggtcacatgacttctgTCTACGTCTGTGTTTTTATGACGTCATGTGACATgtcctccgcccccccccccccccctcccatcagATATAAACGAGTGCGAGACCATCCCGGATGCCTGCAAGGGGGAGATGAAGTGCTTCAACCATTATGGAGGCTACCTGTGTCTCCCCCGCTCCGCCTCGGTCATCCCGGCCCCCGAGCCCCCCATCGCGCCCACCGAGGCCTTCAACCCCTGTCCTCTGGGCTACGAGCCGCAGGGAGACAGCTGCGTGGGTGGGTGTGCGCGGGGGGGCATGGCGGACATGTTAGGGAGGGGGACAGGTGGCTAAACGAGGGGGAGGGACGGAGGGGGGAATTGGACACGAGGACAGCTGCCGTGTCCAAGCCACACTTCAACATgacgacacccccccccccccagctgcgGGGCGCACCATAACAACATTCCTGTGTCTCCTCTGTCACATGACCCAGACGTGGACGAGTGCGAGCGCGACGAGCACGACTGCCAGCCCAGCCAGCAGTGCATCAACACCCTGGGGGCCTTCAGCTGCCAGTGCCCCGACGGCTACCGCAAGGTCGGCACCGAGTGCATCGGTGAGGAACGGCCGCGCCTCGCTCTTTTTTATGTCTCTTGAACTCAGCACACACGCCCGTCTGAAGATATTGTTTTCATTGACTACGGTAATATTTTTAACGTAATTACCACATGCACGCCATGGTAGGCCGGACCTCTGACGCTCGTTCATACGGTGACCACCTGAACGCATCAACATCAGCGCCATTCCAACACCAAATATCTCCAACTCATAAACACCTCCTTGCTGTCACAgcgaggtgcattcagggacacgtATGTGTGGTGTGAATCAACAGAATTTAATTCCCCGTCTGTGTTCAGACATCGACGAGTGCAGGTACAGATACTGTCAGCATCGCTGCGTCAACGTTCCCGGTTCCTTCTCATGCCAGTGTGAGCCCGGATTCCAGCTAGCGGGAAACAACCGCTCGTGCGTGGGTGAGTAATAAGGCATTGTATTTCCGGAAGGACTCCCTAAACAATCCCGACCAAACGGAACGTCGACGGATCAATGGAATGTTGTTCTACATTGGTCGCTTCTGGAAAACCAACAATAGAAGATCTAGAATGACATTTGTACTTGATGGCAAAGCCATGACGAGCTAGCTATGTGATGACATGATAGCGACGCCATGGGAGTACGTAGTATCTCccaggtaaacaaacatggcggtgtACCATGGAGGATGTTTACGGTCATTACAGTCACCATTTCAGTACTCAAGCCCGAAGACATGGAGATGTTGGTAATGGAAATGGCTGCGGAGTTCCTTATCCTTATCCGTAAAGGGCCTTTACAGCCTTGTCGCTACCATGGAATACTGTCTAGAAGACATTATAGGACCAAGACATGACTTCCTGCGTACCGGCGGaatagcatcctttttcaaaatgCGTTTCTAGCATACTTTCAAGGTGTTCCTTCATcgcagtcatcagtgaaatgatcactgcaaacAACGGAACTTTCCTCCTCCATTTTAGTCTTAAAttttcctcttttggaaaagaaaacaaacttacagTATGACTGGGatatgatgaacatccagcagcaacacatcaCTTTTGGTATTACTACTATTTGGATGAAGTCCAGCATCTACCTCcacaaatgtttgtttactcGCCACcctgatgacatcacttccagAAACGGTGCTGACCAGCTAACGCTAGCTCATCATGGGTGGAACCATCAACTTTAAATGTCATTCTTGGTAATTTAACGTCGGCTTTCAATTAGTGAAGAATGTAGAGTATAATATCAAACTGTGTGAATCAATGTCCGCCATTTTCTTAGCGTGTGCTTGTCCGTGTGTCCATGGTAGACGTGAACGAGTGTGACATGGGGGCTCCCTGCTCTCAGAGATGCTACAACACATACGGCACCTTCCTGTGTCGCTGCGACCACGGATACGAGCTGGGCCCGGACGGCTTTGCTTGCAACGGTAAGACCTCGACCCGACGCCGACCCTTAACCCCGCCTCCATTTGAGTGACAAGGTGTCCGCTGTGACAGATGTGGACGAGTGCAGCTACTCCAGCTACCTGTGCCAGCATCAGTGCGTCAACGAGCCGGGAAAGTTCTCCTGCGTCTGCCCCGAGGGCTACCGGCTGCAAGGCACGCGACTCTGCCAGGGTGAGTGACCGCGCCCGCACACCGCCGCCGCCCCCCCTCAAACCCCCAGCCTCTGCAGCTGTCATTGTGTCCTTCACAGACGTCAATGAGTGCGAAACGGGCGAGCATCAGTGCACTGACACGCAGACCTGCGTCAATCTCCATGGCCGCTACCAGTGTGTGGACGCCAACCGCTGCCAGGACCCGTACGTGCAGGTGTCGGATAAGTAAGTCCACCTTCCTTTCCAACGTCACTtcttatttggactttattcccataacactttcactttcagattacaatattacaaatcTTACCCAGCACCATTTCCAAAATATGGAAATGTTATTTGGTTCTGATAttacatcatatttattttctgtaGTATTTTCAGCTcagtgctactaaaatgatattatttccCCCCcgcaatattacaaatttactCTCATCAAATTGCAATACCCCTTCATCTTAATTAtatctattttttgtttttatttacatttctattttaaatttatttttgcaaattttcaaatttaaaagtcaaataaaatatgaatatattatttaaataaataaaattaataaatatattaatacataaatatttaaataaatagatatttataatgttaataacaataaataaataaatgtcaaattttggtttttattaattttttgggtgtttttctGTATTATcacttataaaataaataaatccaggGTGTTAATAGTTTGGGCTGGATTTTTGCAACTTAGTATAAAGTACTTAAAACACATTAATCAATCAAACTACTTAGTTTTCTAAAGTACAGCTGAGTAAATGAGTGAAAACGTTACTGGGTCATTAGTGACGCTTtactgccctctgctggctgaCTTGAGAACTGCAGCTGTGATGGTTTTTATTCTCTCGTAGTCGCTGCGTGTGTCCCGCCACCAAGCCCGCCTGTCGAGACGTACCTTTCTCCATCGTGCACCGCTACATGAGCATCACCTCGGAGCGCTCCGTGCCCTCCGACATCTTCCAGATCCAGGCCACCAGCGTGTCCCCGGGGGCTTACAACACCTTCAGGATCCGCTCGGGCGACGACAACGGCGACTTCTACATCAGGGTGAGAAGGTCTTGCGTCCGTGATTCGTGGCCGCCGTGCTGACGTCCCTGCCGTTGTGTGTGCGCCCTCGCAGCAAATCAACAACATCAGCGCCATGCTGGTCCTGGCCCGTGCCGTCTCAGGACCCAGAGAGTACACGCTGGACCTGGAGATGGTGTCCGTCAACCCCCTGCTCAGCTACCAGGGCAGCTACCAGAGCAGCTCCGCCCTCAGACTCTCCATCTACATTGGGCCGTACACCTTTTAAAGGACGCGGCGGGAGgaaggaagaggaagatgaaAAAACTGTGACGCCAGGCCAGCTTATTAAGTGAAATATTACCACGTCTTCTTCGGTTTTAGTCGGCATCAGCCAGCGAAGAGCTGCTGGCTGCCGCTCTTCCACTGCTCCACCGCTCCGCTCCTGGCTTCGGGGCCCGTAACACACGTTGCCTTCTGGTGCACTAccaccacccccaacccccccccccgtcccgtCTCACCTCAGGGTGCACACGACCTTCACCGTTTCACCTCATAGGTTTGTCACGTtgtctttgtactttttcaaactACTATTAAACAATATACCATTTTACccgtgtccctgaatgcaccttcaTTACTGCATGCCGCCTTCCTGTtgaagggggtgggggcgtgcCTGCAGATCACATGGTTTGGATGCACGATTAAGCTGGGGTGTCACAAAGAAATAAGTTCATCACGCAGCAAACAAACACGAAGTGTCTGTTTCCCCCCCCTCCTATCGGGCAGGAAGAAAGTTCACTCTGGGCATCGGTAGGGCCATAGAacataatcaataattaataatcagttccaaaaggagtaggaagaaacaaagcgtattaaatcctaccccccccatctgttatatttgttcacttacttgtgacttgtgtttttttaaatataatacatgtacTTTTATGGGAATAATCATGTATTTGTGGTGTATATTTTCATGAAATACCACGATATACTATAATACAGTCATGTAATAATTTCTATTAATGCACCAAAATTACAGgaatataaattttaaaaagatcGGGGAACTCCTTTTAACCTTCAAGCGTCCTGTTCTTTCAACCACCATCCCCAAAACGGGAGGTGAGGAAAACCTTACCCCCTCCCCAACACACCTTCCATCTGTCCTCGCTAGGGGGGGTGATGACTCACAGCTCTCCCTTACGTAATCATGAGGCGCCGCGTGTGTCCGCCAGGGGGCGCCACATCCCAGAGATCTAAGCCTGCCTGCTTTTATAACATCCTGGTCATCCAGCCTACATTTCTATGCCTTCTTCATCAACAcatacgtttaaaaaaaaaatattcaataggAGTAGTGGGCCACACGAACGTTACGTAACCTCGTCTGGCGTTGGCGTTAAGTGTGTTAGCGGGGTAGgcgggctgtgtgtgtgtgtgtgtgtggcatcatTTCCTGTTGGCATAGAAAGTAGAGATGTGTTCGCGCGTGGGAATGCATACATGGTGTACATGTGAGTGTTTACATACGGTACAGTACAGAAGTATAGTACAGAGTATGGAGGGGGAGGGGCCACCTGCTGTGTTAGCATTCCCTTGTATGCACAcgttataatgctacacagacgaGCAGAAACCGGTACTTACATCTCGTGCTCTTGACTCAAACCTTGGAAAGACATATTCCCAtagtcccattttttttctcctcgcCTGGACTCAGGCGCAACTTCCTGTGATGACTTCCTGTGAAAGCCAGCGtccagagccatcccaaacttcaaaAAGCatcttgaacaaaaaaaaatcacaaaatcaaaTCAAGCTTGAGTGtgaaatgctttttttctggaAGTGCCTCATTACAAGGCAACACTTGATTAGCTTAGCAGCTAATTAAGTGTTAGCTTGCAGCTTTTTTGGACTGGGGTGAACACTGTGTCTTAGTTTCCCTTATCACGTCTACTCTACTGCGTAAtaggagtctaaaggtgactataggggtgctaattcatgtctagaggtctctaataatgtcttGTATGACATGTGATTgagaggaagcaggaagtgtgtTTTGCACAGCCATGCCGTCACCTCAGGTTGACTTCTGGCTTTCAAAatctgcgcacacacacacacaccttgttcTAATTTCATCATcgctccaaaaaaaaatagtgtaggGTCCCAAACCTGCAGCTTTTTGGACGGGGGTGAACACTGTGTCTTAGTTTCCCTTATTATGCCTACTCTACTGCGTAAtaggagtctaaaggtgactataggggtgctaattcatgtctagaggtctctaataatgtcttGTATGACATGTGATTgagaggaagcaggaagtgtgtTTTGCACAGCCATGCCGTCACCTCAGGTTGACTTCTGGCTTTCAAAAtctgcgcgcacacacacacacacacacacacacacacacacacagtcagcttTTCAGAGTTTTGCAAAAGTATTTCCATAAGGATGTGAAGTATGCTTGCTACCTTGGCTTCCTTAGATGTTATATAAAGGCCGTTACCAAGAAACAACAAAGCGTTGCTACGGTGCGGCTGCGGGGGCGAGCTGCCACGAAAGCCAAGTATATTACACAAGACTCTCAACCCCGACG is a window encoding:
- the efemp2a gene encoding EGF-containing fibulin-like extracellular matrix protein 2a, which translates into the protein MQGVCVSILCVCVLLHRATSQPPQESDTYTECTDGYHWDPHTEHCKDINECETIPDACKGEMKCFNHYGGYLCLPRSASVIPAPEPPIAPTEAFNPCPLGYEPQGDSCVDVDECERDEHDCQPSQQCINTLGAFSCQCPDGYRKVGTECIDIDECRYRYCQHRCVNVPGSFSCQCEPGFQLAGNNRSCVDVNECDMGAPCSQRCYNTYGTFLCRCDHGYELGPDGFACNDVDECSYSSYLCQHQCVNEPGKFSCVCPEGYRLQGTRLCQDVNECETGEHQCTDTQTCVNLHGRYQCVDANRCQDPYVQVSDNRCVCPATKPACRDVPFSIVHRYMSITSERSVPSDIFQIQATSVSPGAYNTFRIRSGDDNGDFYIRQINNISAMLVLARAVSGPREYTLDLEMVSVNPLLSYQGSYQSSSALRLSIYIGPYTF